The proteins below are encoded in one region of Leptospira terpstrae serovar Hualin str. LT 11-33 = ATCC 700639:
- the fliN gene encoding flagellar motor switch protein FliN, translating to MGEGSLSQDEIDALLQGADDTFDLSSLSGASSSSSDNLSPIDRDIISDVIGSAFQVAGNTLGTILAKNTRFMNPATESSSSADVQKELGTKSVSLFSTISGSLAGRACLIMAQENAAKIAGVMMGGMTPPGQLDNAQLQTLKDSLSPILGTVTAQIGMKLGGTMSGSPPEIALVNSGRDLQLPDDNSLVKTSLSLNIDGVGSFKVYYVVSLSMANSILDIQKGGGQKQQQQSGGMNVNMQPNMGMGGGQGSVGIKGVNFPSLATAGAGPGQTNLNLLMDVQMALTVELGRTKMYIKDILGLGEGSIIELDKLAGEPVDLLVNGKLIAKGEVVVIDENFGVRVTDIVSPTDRLKGEK from the coding sequence ATGGGTGAAGGTTCACTCTCACAAGACGAGATAGACGCATTACTACAAGGTGCGGATGATACATTCGACCTCTCTTCCTTAAGTGGCGCCTCCAGTTCGTCATCGGACAACCTATCCCCTATTGACCGCGACATTATATCCGATGTGATCGGCTCTGCATTCCAGGTGGCGGGGAACACACTTGGCACGATCTTGGCAAAAAACACTCGTTTTATGAACCCTGCCACCGAATCGAGCTCCTCTGCTGATGTCCAAAAAGAACTCGGAACCAAATCTGTTAGTTTATTTTCAACGATTAGCGGTAGTTTGGCGGGCAGAGCTTGTCTTATTATGGCTCAAGAGAATGCCGCAAAAATTGCTGGTGTGATGATGGGGGGAATGACTCCTCCTGGACAATTAGATAACGCTCAGCTCCAAACCCTAAAAGATTCATTATCCCCAATTCTCGGAACGGTAACAGCACAAATTGGAATGAAACTTGGTGGCACCATGTCTGGCAGTCCACCGGAAATTGCGCTCGTAAATTCAGGTCGGGATTTGCAATTACCAGATGACAATAGTTTGGTGAAAACTTCTCTCAGTTTGAATATTGATGGGGTTGGTTCTTTTAAAGTTTATTATGTAGTTTCTCTCTCTATGGCGAATTCCATACTGGATATTCAAAAAGGGGGAGGCCAAAAACAACAACAACAGTCCGGCGGAATGAATGTCAACATGCAACCCAATATGGGAATGGGTGGTGGACAAGGTTCTGTTGGGATCAAAGGTGTTAATTTTCCTTCTCTTGCCACTGCGGGTGCTGGCCCTGGGCAAACCAATCTCAATCTCCTCATGGACGTACAAATGGCTCTGACCGTGGAACTCGGTAGAACCAAAATGTACATCAAAGACATTCTAGGTTTGGGTGAAGGATCTATCATCGAGTTAGACAAGTTAGCTGGGGAACCTGTGGATTTACTTGTTAACGGCAAA
- a CDS encoding DUF971 domain-containing protein, whose amino-acid sequence MPNSQLATFPKDISFDDDSLYIEWKDGHGSKYSLLDLRKKCPCATCRGGHGGSVGQATGHIESIKLLSWTKVGRYAISIVWSDYHNTGIYSYDNLRAYSDGLASAFD is encoded by the coding sequence ATGCCAAACTCACAATTAGCTACCTTCCCGAAAGATATCTCATTTGATGATGATTCGCTCTATATTGAGTGGAAGGATGGCCATGGTTCCAAGTATTCGCTCCTCGATCTCCGTAAAAAATGCCCCTGTGCCACTTGTCGCGGAGGTCATGGGGGGAGTGTGGGGCAGGCAACGGGTCATATTGAGTCCATCAAACTCCTATCTTGGACGAAAGTGGGCCGTTATGCGATTTCGATTGTTTGGAGTGACTACCACAACACGGGAATTTACTCCTATGACAATCTTCGTGCCTATTCGGACGGACTAGCGAGTGCTTTTGACTAG
- the asd gene encoding archaetidylserine decarboxylase (Phosphatidylserine decarboxylase is synthesized as a single chain precursor. Generation of the pyruvoyl active site from a Ser is coupled to cleavage of a Gly-Ser bond between the larger (beta) and smaller (alpha chains). It is an integral membrane protein.) yields the protein METLFQNGSKFNLILGSDILSPYFYLILVASVYLSIRLGFPQIRFLFLSLKILTGNMDFKGSKGQLVHSQAFFAGIGSSLLAGSVIGTALAIAYGGIGVLFWIWVMSLLVMPIRFVSSTLAVKFRNQLPSGRYLSGPMYFIEKALRAKWLAVAFSLASMVTVLLFGGIFPFVGLTYITKEGLNLSGLSGPISISVILLFIVIGGVRRVGRAASILAPIGIILFIFGYISLFSNGMISFFGFLSDVTKEAFSIKALQGGGAFGILRALSVSLSTFFLSTETAVGKSSGIAGVVRTDYAAKQGLVSMLASFFEGFIMATLVGFVLYSYGAVNLDTILSFPDRILEQKESLSAILFFVSFLCFGILSLAGWFYSGEQNAFYVFGEKFSNFFRMLFIGSTLGFAYLYVKFGIDVLVFVMHWGYIAAVITSVPLLVSLMLLGKSANLELKKYLSESGARYEIFKDIYLLFLTLLPKNLISKIFGYFSTLKLPRFMMIPILKAFAKVYKINLSEAELEIKEYASLNQFFTRALRAEARIIDSAANAVVSPTDSKITSFGNINQSTIIQAKGIDYSVKELLGSEKYYPHFTNGKYITFYLSPQDYHRIHSPFAGQILGYYYEPGKLFPVNDLAVLNIRGLFPKNERLITFLQTEYGKIAVIKVGASNVGKIRVTYDNKIVTNNWIRFAKEHHYKDVSIMIDKGSELGRFEMGSTVILVFENDTIDLTNITLGDKIQYGTTVGNFRSKTTKLPVKA from the coding sequence ATGGAAACACTCTTTCAAAACGGATCTAAGTTTAATCTGATTTTAGGATCGGACATCCTGAGCCCTTATTTCTATCTCATCCTCGTTGCCTCGGTCTATTTGAGCATTCGGTTGGGATTCCCACAAATTCGTTTTCTCTTTCTTTCACTTAAGATCCTAACGGGCAATATGGACTTCAAAGGTTCCAAGGGCCAATTAGTTCATTCGCAAGCCTTCTTTGCTGGGATTGGATCCTCCCTCCTTGCCGGTTCCGTCATTGGAACAGCCCTTGCCATCGCTTATGGTGGAATAGGCGTTCTTTTTTGGATTTGGGTGATGAGTTTGTTAGTGATGCCCATCCGTTTTGTTTCCTCTACTTTGGCGGTGAAGTTTCGTAACCAACTGCCGAGTGGCCGTTATCTTTCAGGTCCCATGTATTTTATCGAAAAGGCCTTAAGAGCTAAGTGGCTTGCTGTGGCATTTTCATTAGCGAGTATGGTGACTGTACTTTTGTTTGGTGGAATTTTCCCTTTTGTCGGTCTCACTTATATCACAAAAGAGGGTCTAAATCTTTCGGGTCTTTCCGGTCCCATTTCTATTTCTGTTATTTTACTTTTTATCGTTATAGGTGGTGTTAGGCGAGTAGGTCGCGCTGCCTCTATTTTGGCTCCCATCGGGATTATTCTTTTTATATTTGGATATATCTCTCTGTTTTCTAATGGAATGATTTCCTTTTTCGGATTTTTATCTGATGTTACTAAAGAAGCTTTTTCCATCAAGGCGTTGCAAGGTGGTGGTGCTTTTGGGATTTTACGTGCCTTATCAGTTTCTTTGAGTACATTCTTTTTGTCTACGGAAACTGCTGTTGGAAAGTCTTCTGGAATTGCAGGTGTGGTTCGAACTGATTACGCCGCAAAACAAGGATTAGTGAGTATGCTTGCTTCCTTCTTTGAAGGTTTTATAATGGCCACTCTTGTGGGTTTTGTTTTGTATTCATATGGTGCGGTAAATTTAGACACCATCCTTTCTTTTCCAGATCGAATATTGGAACAGAAAGAATCCTTATCCGCTATTTTGTTCTTTGTATCCTTCCTTTGTTTTGGGATCTTAAGCCTTGCGGGTTGGTTCTATAGCGGGGAACAAAATGCATTCTATGTATTTGGAGAAAAGTTTTCCAATTTTTTTAGAATGTTATTTATTGGTTCCACACTTGGATTTGCTTATCTATATGTAAAGTTCGGAATTGATGTGCTTGTTTTTGTGATGCATTGGGGTTATATTGCAGCAGTCATCACAAGTGTTCCTCTACTTGTATCCCTAATGTTACTTGGGAAATCTGCCAATTTAGAGCTTAAAAAATACCTTTCCGAGTCAGGAGCTAGGTATGAAATTTTCAAAGATATTTATCTTTTGTTTTTAACCTTACTTCCTAAAAATCTTATCTCCAAAATTTTCGGATATTTCTCCACTCTAAAGTTACCACGTTTTATGATGATCCCCATCTTAAAGGCGTTTGCAAAAGTTTATAAAATTAACTTAAGTGAAGCGGAATTAGAAATCAAAGAATACGCATCCTTAAATCAGTTCTTTACTCGTGCTCTGCGTGCTGAAGCAAGGATCATTGATTCAGCTGCCAATGCCGTTGTTTCGCCTACAGATTCCAAAATCACAAGTTTTGGAAATATCAATCAGTCCACTATCATCCAAGCAAAAGGGATCGATTACTCCGTAAAGGAATTGTTAGGTTCTGAAAAGTATTATCCACATTTTACAAACGGAAAATACATTACCTTTTACTTGTCCCCACAAGACTACCATCGAATTCACAGTCCATTCGCAGGCCAAATTTTAGGATACTATTATGAACCAGGAAAATTGTTTCCAGTGAATGATTTGGCAGTTCTAAATATTCGTGGGCTTTTCCCGAAAAACGAAAGGCTCATTACCTTCTTACAAACTGAATACGGTAAAATCGCCGTGATCAAAGTGGGGGCCTCGAATGTAGGAAAGATTCGAGTGACTTATGATAATAAAATTGTTACAAACAATTGGATCCGTTTTGCGAAAGAACACCATTACAAAGATGTTTCCATAATGATCGACAAAGGGTCAGAGCTTGGTCGTTTCGAAATGGGTTCTACCGTCATTCTTGTTTTCGAAAACGATACCATTGATTTGACAAACATAACCCTGGGTGACAAAATCCAATACGGAACCACTGTGGGAAATTTTCGTTCTAAAACGACAAAACTACCGGTGAAAGCATAA
- a CDS encoding LIC_11366 family protein, with protein MSRCIVILSFLVFMISSLTFGYLSAEPSGIEVGMRYGAGQRVPGRFDGDLKQFSSTFNPLVLSDVNLSGGRSSNLYEGFVRFLLDSRSRVGFVVGRNDWQMLHLTEVTSDYYYTKLRSEIYSYHVLAMYYFTMPIYKNWEWENGLGLGFTSADWNIRGYSVGELSPDTQYFNQKGRLRGSGLAYRFETAINRRLYEDTFFQIGLGYHHVAIDKFSGNYNGETSSFYIRADGKVGVIDDTRIIDATVSTAQTFRRLDMNSGSWVLYFSVFQRFLD; from the coding sequence ATGTCAAGATGTATTGTGATCCTTTCGTTTCTGGTTTTTATGATTTCTTCTCTTACCTTTGGTTACTTAAGTGCGGAGCCCTCAGGGATCGAAGTGGGGATGCGCTACGGTGCAGGACAAAGAGTTCCCGGCCGGTTTGATGGAGATTTAAAACAGTTTTCATCTACCTTTAACCCTCTCGTTTTGTCTGATGTAAATTTAAGCGGAGGGAGATCTTCTAATTTATACGAAGGATTTGTTCGGTTTCTTTTGGACTCCAGATCTAGGGTAGGATTTGTTGTTGGACGGAATGACTGGCAAATGCTTCACCTAACGGAAGTTACAAGCGACTACTACTATACAAAACTCCGTTCGGAAATTTATTCTTATCATGTTCTCGCTATGTATTATTTTACCATGCCTATCTATAAAAACTGGGAATGGGAAAATGGACTTGGGTTAGGGTTTACGTCTGCGGACTGGAATATCAGAGGGTATTCGGTTGGGGAATTATCTCCAGATACACAGTATTTTAATCAAAAAGGAAGGCTTAGGGGAAGTGGACTAGCTTACCGGTTTGAAACTGCCATCAATCGACGGTTATACGAAGATACTTTTTTTCAAATCGGTCTAGGGTATCATCATGTCGCCATAGACAAGTTTAGCGGAAACTATAATGGGGAAACCTCAAGTTTTTATATTCGCGCCGATGGGAAGGTGGGAGTTATCGATGATACAAGAATCATTGATGCAACAGTGAGCACTGCACAAACTTTTCGAAGGTTAGATATGAATTCGGGATCATGGGTTCTCTATTTTTCAGTGTTCCAGCGGTTTTTGGATTGA
- a CDS encoding arsenate reductase family protein — protein MNLQIFGTKKCKETKKAQLFFQERRVTFQFINLQEKEMSKGELKSILGSVRLDDLIDTESKVYEDKNLKYMLYDKEEALLSNPLLFKTPIVRDGKRATIGFVPDVWKQWILESKK, from the coding sequence ATGAACCTCCAAATTTTCGGAACAAAAAAATGCAAAGAGACTAAGAAGGCACAGTTGTTCTTCCAAGAACGTCGTGTGACTTTCCAATTTATCAATCTCCAAGAAAAGGAAATGAGTAAAGGGGAACTTAAATCAATCCTCGGAAGTGTCCGTTTGGACGATTTGATTGATACGGAATCTAAGGTTTACGAAGACAAAAATCTGAAATATATGTTATATGATAAAGAAGAGGCCCTACTCTCAAACCCACTTCTATTCAAAACACCAATTGTTCGAGATGGCAAACGTGCCACCATTGGATTTGTTCCCGATGTTTGGAAACAATGGATTTTAGAATCTAAAAAATAA
- a CDS encoding SRPBCC family protein: MIETTVSTVINKPVSEVFAYICNMQNQTAYNSSISSSEPVADTPNEFKIQIDLGILKLTEIYKLEEIIQNQLIVASCHSNSMKFTDRYEFKNSDGKCHLTISDKMELKGLFKLSEGLVKMNLKSQMTANLNALKKILES, encoded by the coding sequence ATGATAGAAACCACCGTATCAACGGTCATCAATAAACCAGTCTCAGAAGTGTTTGCTTATATTTGTAATATGCAAAACCAAACTGCATATAATTCCAGTATCTCCTCTTCTGAGCCGGTAGCTGATACACCCAATGAATTCAAAATCCAAATTGATTTGGGGATTCTAAAACTTACAGAAATCTACAAACTAGAAGAAATCATTCAAAACCAATTGATAGTTGCTAGTTGTCATTCTAATTCTATGAAATTTACTGATCGATATGAATTCAAAAATTCTGATGGGAAATGCCACCTAACAATCTCAGACAAAATGGAACTAAAGGGCCTTTTTAAATTAAGCGAAGGCCTTGTTAAAATGAACCTTAAATCACAAATGACTGCAAATTTAAACGCACTAAAGAAAATTTTAGAATCTTAA
- the lpxD gene encoding UDP-3-O-(3-hydroxymyristoyl)glucosamine N-acyltransferase, which yields MKLKELAEQLGASFTGSGDLEINGIKDLEHYSPVDQNSIYYVASKKYLAKHKKASDVKIALTVDSLASLFPNAIIIPEEGSKVKFIQVVSLFEKKPKYTASISTKASIHPTAKLGKDVTIMDFAVIQENVVIGDRAVVYPNVVLESGVEIGEETILKSGVIVYYNCKLGKRNLIHSNTVIGADGFGFYDYAGVRYKVPQIGNVIIGDEVEMGAHCTVDRAALESTTIGNFTKFDDHVHVGHNCRVGNYVYIAGATVLAGSVTIEDGCFLAGQSAVAEHLTMKKGSILMGLSGLTEDSKEKTAYFGIPARPALEMHRIHSSLPMLPEISKDYSKRKKLES from the coding sequence ATGAAACTAAAAGAATTGGCTGAACAATTAGGTGCAAGTTTCACCGGCTCTGGTGATTTAGAAATCAATGGAATTAAAGACTTGGAGCATTATTCTCCCGTAGATCAAAATAGCATATATTATGTGGCTTCAAAAAAATACTTAGCGAAACACAAAAAAGCTTCCGATGTGAAAATCGCACTTACTGTAGATTCTTTAGCTTCCTTGTTTCCCAATGCAATCATTATACCCGAAGAAGGTTCAAAAGTTAAATTCATTCAAGTTGTATCCCTTTTTGAAAAAAAACCAAAATATACTGCTTCCATCTCAACAAAGGCAAGTATTCATCCTACCGCCAAACTAGGTAAAGATGTAACCATAATGGATTTCGCTGTGATTCAAGAAAACGTTGTGATTGGTGACAGAGCTGTAGTTTATCCAAATGTTGTTTTGGAATCTGGTGTGGAAATCGGAGAGGAAACGATTTTAAAATCGGGGGTAATTGTATATTATAATTGTAAATTAGGGAAAAGAAATTTGATTCACTCTAATACTGTCATTGGCGCAGATGGATTTGGTTTTTATGACTATGCGGGAGTGCGGTATAAGGTTCCTCAAATTGGAAACGTAATTATCGGTGACGAAGTGGAAATGGGTGCTCATTGTACGGTGGATCGTGCTGCCCTCGAATCCACTACCATTGGAAACTTTACTAAATTTGATGACCATGTTCATGTTGGTCATAACTGCCGTGTTGGAAATTATGTTTATATTGCTGGTGCCACTGTCCTTGCAGGTTCCGTAACTATTGAAGACGGTTGTTTTCTTGCAGGACAATCTGCGGTCGCAGAACACTTAACGATGAAAAAAGGATCCATTCTTATGGGTCTTTCTGGGCTTACAGAAGATTCAAAAGAAAAAACAGCTTACTTTGGAATTCCAGCAAGACCAGCATTGGAAATGCACAGAATTCATAGTTCCCTTCCTATGTTACCAGAGATATCGAAGGATTATTCGAAACGAAAGAAACTAGAGTCTTAA
- a CDS encoding OmpA family protein produces the protein MLQPMLNKGLRLLLLTYTVQYCIFTESLVAQEGYVFENPYKKTETANDDKNFSLYFPKLSSKISKSDLVRLQTAADFLNQNRNFEIYIHAHANEGKSNKEDLTISEKRSLEVERFFLIHFVEPNQIRRLFYGNSKLQNKTKEHQALNRRVEIKIQQIP, from the coding sequence ATGCTCCAACCAATGCTGAACAAAGGGCTTCGTTTGCTTTTGTTAACTTACACCGTTCAATACTGCATATTCACGGAATCGTTGGTCGCACAGGAAGGGTATGTCTTTGAAAATCCCTATAAAAAGACAGAAACAGCGAATGATGATAAAAACTTCTCATTGTACTTCCCGAAGTTATCTTCTAAAATCTCAAAATCAGATTTAGTCCGTTTACAAACAGCAGCAGATTTTTTAAACCAGAACAGAAACTTTGAAATTTACATTCATGCTCATGCAAACGAAGGAAAATCAAACAAAGAAGATCTGACAATCAGTGAAAAAAGATCTTTAGAAGTAGAACGTTTTTTTTTAATCCATTTTGTGGAACCTAACCAAATCAGAAGGTTATTTTACGGAAACTCAAAATTACAAAACAAAACAAAAGAGCACCAAGCACTCAATAGACGAGTTGAAATAAAAATCCAACAAATCCCTTAA
- a CDS encoding TIGR04282 family arsenosugar biosynthesis glycosyltransferase: MEKNKLIIFAKQPELGKVKTRLSESIGEEKTLKIYLELLEITKSVTYSLDIDKIVYWNHLTEVLFGGFGSGYRAEVQEEGDLGWKMQIAFQNEFQTNPNKVLIIGTDCPFLTTEILHKAYQSLDQTDFVLGPARDGGYYLLGMKEFSPYLFHSIPWSTKDVLSLTLAKIQNHAKTVSLLEELDDIDDINDFNYWKSLN; this comes from the coding sequence ATGGAAAAAAACAAATTAATTATCTTCGCAAAACAACCTGAATTAGGAAAAGTCAAAACAAGGCTTTCTGAGAGTATCGGTGAAGAAAAAACATTAAAGATATACTTAGAATTATTGGAAATCACGAAGTCGGTAACTTACTCTCTGGACATTGACAAAATCGTATATTGGAACCATTTAACGGAAGTTTTATTTGGTGGCTTTGGTTCTGGGTATCGTGCCGAAGTTCAGGAGGAGGGGGATCTTGGATGGAAAATGCAAATAGCCTTTCAGAATGAATTCCAAACAAATCCAAATAAAGTTTTAATCATTGGAACTGATTGCCCATTTTTAACAACAGAAATCTTGCACAAAGCTTATCAAAGTTTAGACCAAACTGACTTTGTATTGGGTCCTGCGCGCGATGGCGGGTATTATTTATTGGGGATGAAAGAGTTTTCGCCTTATTTGTTTCATTCAATCCCTTGGAGTACAAAAGACGTTTTATCTTTAACATTAGCTAAGATTCAAAACCATGCCAAAACAGTTTCATTACTTGAAGAATTAGATGATATCGATGATATTAATGATTTTAATTATTGGAAAAGTTTAAATTAA
- a CDS encoding glycosyltransferase family 2 protein, translating into MLLEKVNNVFCIIPARDEEEGIKRALTGILVGSGLPKSQFIVVNNASKDQTPNIVKQMGFLSLDCPKIGYGNACLVALNWIKQSKLNPKYIMFCDADGSDDPSDIRKLIQVIEDTGADLVIGSRTIGVVEKGSLSPIQIFGNALTCFLILIFFRRKFTDMGPLRIIKYSSILQMKMEDPTWGWNIEMHVKALQLGIDIREISVNYRKRFAGVSKISGTISMSIRVGIKILYTFFRLLVFRVHP; encoded by the coding sequence ATGCTCTTAGAAAAGGTGAATAATGTTTTTTGTATCATTCCTGCACGAGATGAAGAAGAAGGTATAAAACGTGCGTTAACTGGAATACTTGTTGGTTCAGGATTACCTAAGTCTCAATTCATTGTGGTAAACAATGCATCGAAAGATCAAACGCCAAACATAGTCAAACAGATGGGTTTTTTATCCTTGGATTGTCCTAAAATAGGTTACGGAAATGCTTGTTTGGTGGCTTTAAACTGGATCAAACAATCGAAGTTAAATCCAAAATACATAATGTTTTGTGATGCAGATGGTTCTGATGATCCTTCTGACATTCGAAAATTGATCCAGGTGATTGAGGATACTGGTGCTGATTTAGTGATTGGTTCAAGGACGATTGGAGTAGTAGAAAAAGGATCACTTTCTCCAATTCAAATATTTGGAAATGCCCTCACTTGTTTTTTAATACTCATTTTTTTTCGACGTAAATTTACTGACATGGGACCTCTTCGAATTATCAAATATTCTTCTATTTTACAAATGAAGATGGAGGATCCAACTTGGGGCTGGAACATTGAGATGCACGTAAAAGCTTTACAACTAGGAATTGACATTCGGGAAATCTCAGTTAACTATCGGAAACGTTTTGCTGGAGTTTCTAAAATATCGGGGACAATTTCTATGTCGATTCGTGTTGGGATCAAAATTTTATATACCTTCTTTCGGTTGTTAGTTTTCCGTGTTCATCCTTAA
- a CDS encoding multiheme c-type cytochrome: MVTRSETSVGNWKLKRNIYISFFLFLVLGIIIYLYQNQREIPIEQVFPGKIWAKPIENLPNLKGVGAPTAKNCGSCHTEIYEEWTRSTHANALSDIQFQSELAKPSSPKWICLNCHIPVQNQRETIITGLKNGDYFRPVEIPNPNFNPEMKTEGVTCATCHVRVDSETNESYVIGALGGTSPPHPIKIDRKQLLNRCNDCHNETYTLNESLVCSFQTGTELRATNSNQSCSSCHQKEVLRSLVKPSLHKPIRKSHKHGFIGGGVPKTFDLYPDQIRLGYQPGIVLTDLKVENNRIEVLLTNTKADHHVTTGDPERFYRLVLVGLDQKGKEIFKTETKIGQEWAWSPVAKKVSDQRIPSGKSFVWKVEQKYSELPIVSYQFKAVHVRLKDITSDYMIQSSGYLSSPYKEKVEKMKDLYPHSSVVIESSYQIKTKSRKDTPLEDLFKRNALRKGE, translated from the coding sequence ATGGTCACACGATCCGAAACTTCCGTTGGAAACTGGAAATTGAAACGAAACATTTACATTTCATTTTTTTTATTCCTAGTATTGGGAATTATTATTTATCTCTACCAAAATCAGAGAGAAATTCCCATCGAACAAGTGTTCCCTGGCAAAATTTGGGCAAAACCAATTGAAAATCTCCCAAACTTAAAAGGTGTAGGTGCTCCCACTGCAAAAAACTGCGGAAGTTGCCATACAGAAATTTATGAAGAATGGACGCGGTCCACTCATGCCAATGCACTTTCAGATATACAGTTCCAATCCGAGTTAGCTAAACCAAGCTCCCCGAAGTGGATTTGTTTGAACTGCCATATTCCTGTTCAAAATCAAAGAGAAACTATCATCACGGGTCTAAAAAATGGAGATTATTTTAGGCCAGTCGAAATACCTAATCCAAATTTTAATCCAGAAATGAAAACTGAAGGAGTCACATGTGCTACTTGCCATGTCCGTGTGGACTCAGAAACTAATGAAAGTTATGTGATTGGAGCTTTAGGAGGAACATCTCCTCCTCATCCAATCAAAATTGATCGCAAACAATTACTGAATCGTTGTAACGATTGCCATAATGAAACATATACATTAAATGAATCACTTGTTTGTTCCTTTCAAACTGGAACTGAATTAAGGGCAACCAATTCAAACCAATCTTGTTCTTCCTGTCACCAAAAAGAAGTTTTGCGATCTTTGGTCAAACCATCATTACACAAACCAATACGAAAATCGCATAAACATGGATTTATTGGTGGAGGTGTTCCAAAAACTTTTGATTTATATCCTGACCAAATCCGACTGGGTTATCAGCCGGGGATCGTGCTAACTGATTTAAAAGTAGAAAACAATAGAATTGAAGTTCTGCTAACTAATACCAAAGCTGATCATCATGTGACAACGGGTGACCCCGAACGGTTTTATCGATTGGTTCTTGTTGGTTTAGATCAGAAAGGAAAAGAAATTTTCAAAACAGAGACTAAAATCGGACAAGAATGGGCTTGGTCCCCTGTGGCAAAAAAAGTGAGCGATCAACGAATCCCTTCTGGAAAAAGTTTTGTTTGGAAAGTGGAACAAAAATATTCCGAGTTACCGATTGTATCTTACCAATTCAAAGCAGTCCATGTTCGTTTAAAAGATATTACTTCTGACTATATGATTCAATCTTCTGGTTATCTCTCTTCACCTTACAAAGAAAAGGTAGAAAAAATGAAAGATTTGTATCCTCATAGTTCAGTAGTGATAGAGTCTTCGTATCAGATAAAAACAAAATCTAGAAAAGACACTCCTCTGGAAGACTTATTTAAAAGGAATGCTCTTAGAAAAGGTGAATAA
- a CDS encoding sulfurtransferase, which translates to MKILRGYGISLFSLSILWAFWLQLSAGPTKAVPAAIKETPWFLSANAAHSFSKYSILDTRSATERWKNKVANSKVLSWEDLSRTDAPHKGELLDLKLVRKKLNELGIKQNETILVLGDGVSGWGEEGRLVWSLREAGFLQSYWLDGGYAAFEKEIQKNPKIKENKETSFSIPENKKNQSSAIQKEEILKGLPSKQFQILDTREPREFSGATPYGETRGGHIPGAKSAFYQNLFDGNGNIKSKAEVDQYLKQLGIQKEKPIVAYCTGGVRSAFVVGILRTYGYNAYNYAGSMWEWSHDPKLPLETGN; encoded by the coding sequence ATGAAAATACTGCGTGGGTATGGCATTTCTCTATTTTCTCTCTCTATACTTTGGGCTTTTTGGCTCCAATTGAGTGCTGGCCCAACGAAAGCAGTCCCCGCAGCAATCAAAGAGACTCCTTGGTTTTTGTCTGCTAATGCAGCTCATTCCTTTTCTAAGTATTCGATTCTTGACACACGTTCTGCCACAGAACGTTGGAAAAACAAGGTAGCCAATTCTAAGGTTCTCTCCTGGGAAGATCTCTCTCGAACCGATGCTCCTCATAAAGGAGAGCTATTGGATTTGAAACTAGTTCGTAAAAAATTGAATGAGTTAGGAATCAAACAAAACGAAACCATACTGGTGTTAGGCGATGGTGTTTCAGGTTGGGGGGAAGAAGGTAGACTTGTCTGGAGTTTACGAGAAGCAGGATTTCTGCAGTCTTATTGGTTGGATGGAGGGTATGCTGCTTTTGAAAAAGAGATCCAAAAGAATCCAAAAATAAAAGAAAACAAAGAGACCAGTTTTAGTATTCCTGAAAATAAAAAGAACCAATCATCTGCAATACAAAAGGAAGAGATCTTAAAGGGATTACCATCAAAACAATTCCAAATTCTTGATACAAGGGAACCCAGAGAATTTTCTGGAGCTACACCTTATGGCGAAACTAGAGGAGGTCATATTCCAGGTGCAAAATCTGCTTTTTACCAAAATTTATTTGATGGGAATGGAAATATTAAATCCAAAGCTGAGGTGGACCAATATTTGAAACAATTAGGAATCCAAAAAGAGAAACCAATTGTTGCTTATTGTACAGGTGGAGTTCGTTCTGCTTTTGTCGTTGGAATTCTTCGGACTTATGGATATAATGCTTATAACTATGCCGGTTCTATGTGGGAATGGTCACACGATCCGAAACTTCCGTTGGAAACTGGAAATTGA